One window from the genome of Dyadobacter sp. CECT 9275 encodes:
- a CDS encoding Gfo/Idh/MocA family protein, translated as MEQNRRDFLKATGLFAGGAMLKPATGYGFHSAVDETIRVALIGCGGRGTGAAAQALSTAQNVQIVAMADAFKDRLDDSYKNLTAKKYKNAAGAVVDTKTKVDVPDERKFVGFDAFKKAIALKEVDVVILATPPGFRPWHFEEAVKQGKHIFMEKPVATDAPGIRKVLEVAEEAKRKKLNVVVGLQRHYQANYREAIKRIHDGALGDIVGGQVYWVGSSPWMKERQPNQTEMEYQMRNWYYFNWLCGDHISEQHVHNIDVANWVKGGYPVQIQGTGGRQVRTGKAYGEIFDHHTLDLVYADGTVISSQCRQFEGTWNRVDEAFVGTKGRIDSFDGKKTILKDYKGGVLYQHDDKGDKNPYQVEHDELFAAIAKGEYKFADAENGAKSTMTSIMGRMATYSGKLIKWDEALKSDINLFPDRLAWDALPKVLPGPDGLYPVAIPGKTQVI; from the coding sequence ATGGAACAAAATAGAAGAGATTTTCTCAAAGCCACAGGCCTTTTTGCCGGAGGAGCGATGCTGAAGCCTGCAACAGGATATGGCTTTCACAGCGCGGTGGATGAAACCATCAGAGTAGCACTGATCGGCTGCGGCGGGCGCGGAACTGGCGCTGCGGCACAGGCACTAAGTACTGCTCAAAACGTACAGATCGTGGCAATGGCAGATGCTTTCAAGGACAGGCTTGACGACTCTTATAAAAACCTTACAGCGAAAAAATATAAAAATGCTGCCGGTGCGGTAGTTGATACAAAAACAAAGGTGGATGTACCTGATGAGCGCAAGTTTGTTGGTTTTGACGCTTTTAAGAAAGCCATCGCATTAAAAGAGGTGGATGTTGTCATTCTGGCCACCCCTCCCGGGTTTCGACCATGGCATTTTGAAGAAGCGGTGAAACAAGGTAAGCATATTTTCATGGAAAAACCTGTGGCAACGGATGCTCCGGGAATCAGAAAAGTGCTGGAAGTTGCTGAGGAAGCCAAGAGGAAAAAATTAAATGTGGTGGTTGGTCTGCAGCGCCACTATCAGGCAAATTATCGTGAAGCAATTAAAAGAATTCACGATGGCGCACTGGGTGATATTGTAGGCGGACAGGTATATTGGGTGGGAAGCAGCCCCTGGATGAAAGAACGCCAGCCTAACCAGACAGAAATGGAATATCAGATGCGTAACTGGTATTACTTCAACTGGCTTTGTGGTGATCATATTTCTGAACAGCACGTTCACAATATTGATGTGGCCAACTGGGTAAAAGGTGGCTACCCCGTACAGATCCAGGGAACCGGTGGCCGCCAGGTGCGTACGGGTAAAGCTTATGGTGAGATTTTTGATCACCATACACTTGATCTGGTCTATGCAGACGGAACGGTTATATCGAGCCAATGCCGCCAGTTTGAAGGAACATGGAACCGCGTTGACGAAGCTTTCGTAGGAACCAAAGGCCGAATCGATAGCTTCGACGGCAAAAAAACAATACTCAAAGATTATAAAGGCGGGGTGTTATACCAGCATGACGACAAGGGGGACAAAAACCCATATCAGGTTGAGCACGACGAGTTATTTGCGGCTATTGCGAAGGGAGAATACAAATTTGCTGACGCAGAAAATGGCGCAAAAAGTACTATGACTTCCATTATGGGGCGTATGGCGACGTATTCTGGAAAGCTGATTAAGTGGGACGAAGCTTTGAAGTCGGATATCAATTTGTTCCCTGACAGACTGGCATGGGATGCTCTGCCCAAAGTTCTTCCAGGTCCTGATGGATTATATCCAGTGGCTATTCCTGGAAAAACTCAGGTAATCTGA
- a CDS encoding gamma carbonic anhydrase family protein translates to MALIKSVRGFTPQFGDECWFAENSTIVGDVELGSHCTVWFNAVIRGDVNSIRIGSHSNIQDGAVIHCTYQRFSTIIGNYVSVAHNAIVHGCTIEDHVLIGMGAIVMDGAVVGEGSIIAAGAIVTQGTRVPARTIYAGNPATFLKNVSPELAEAMNRTANNYLTYAGWFRDEEEKQA, encoded by the coding sequence ATGGCACTTATAAAATCAGTAAGGGGTTTTACCCCGCAGTTTGGCGATGAATGCTGGTTTGCAGAAAATTCTACTATCGTCGGAGATGTAGAACTGGGTTCCCATTGTACCGTCTGGTTCAACGCTGTGATCCGTGGAGATGTAAACAGTATACGCATCGGAAGTCATTCCAACATTCAGGATGGCGCTGTCATCCATTGTACCTATCAAAGGTTCAGCACCATTATCGGCAATTATGTTTCGGTTGCCCACAACGCCATTGTGCATGGTTGTACAATCGAGGATCATGTTTTGATCGGAATGGGTGCTATCGTAATGGACGGTGCCGTTGTTGGCGAGGGTTCCATCATAGCAGCTGGCGCCATCGTCACCCAAGGTACCCGCGTCCCCGCCAGAACCATTTATGCGGGCAACCCTGCTACTTTTCTGAAAAATGTGAGTCCCGAACTAGCCGAGGCAATGAACCGGACTGCCAATAATTACCTGACCTATGCAGGCTGGTTCAGGGACGAAGAAGAAAAGCAGGCATAG
- a CDS encoding DedA family protein, with protein MNDIAEFFQYILNSEEIIRTGGLMVITFIVFAENGLFFAFFLPGDYLVFLAGVFCGTGILDVPIAILLICMFTAAVLGSLLGYIFGKYFGGIFENRPDSFFFKKKHIETTRKYFEKYGSRTLIISRFLPIVRTFAPILAGLVRMSFPGFLTNNVVGAGIWIGTLTGGGYLFGERFPWIVDYVQYIILFFLAITTFTVIRGYLNARREMN; from the coding sequence ATGAACGATATCGCTGAATTTTTCCAGTATATATTGAATTCCGAAGAAATTATCCGGACGGGTGGTCTCATGGTCATTACTTTTATTGTTTTTGCTGAAAATGGCCTGTTTTTCGCTTTTTTTCTTCCAGGAGATTATCTTGTTTTTTTGGCAGGTGTTTTTTGCGGAACGGGAATACTGGACGTCCCTATTGCTATTTTACTGATCTGCATGTTTACGGCTGCCGTTCTGGGCTCTTTGCTGGGCTATATTTTCGGCAAATACTTCGGAGGTATTTTTGAGAACCGGCCCGATTCTTTTTTCTTTAAGAAAAAACACATAGAAACGACCCGGAAGTATTTTGAAAAATATGGTAGCAGAACACTTATCATCAGTAGGTTCCTGCCCATAGTCCGCACTTTTGCACCCATTCTGGCCGGTTTGGTGAGAATGTCTTTTCCAGGTTTCTTAACCAATAATGTTGTGGGAGCCGGAATCTGGATAGGAACGCTCACCGGAGGCGGATACCTTTTTGGCGAGCGCTTCCCCTGGATTGTAGATTACGTGCAGTACATCATTTTGTTCTTCCTGGCCATCACCACTTTCACGGTGATCAGGGGATATTTGAATGCCCGTAGAGAAATGAACTGA
- a CDS encoding ABC-F family ATP-binding cassette domain-containing protein, translating into MNYLSAENISKSFADQWLFRNISFGVNRGDKIALIGTNGTGKTTFLNILTGKIPADEGEVGLRKDIRLGYLDQSPAFDETLPVLEVIFSSNNPVAQVVKRYEHAIETDNHDELAEVMEDMDKYNAWDFEYKTKEILGRLGIHNTESLYGTLSGGQRKRVALAKVLLEDPDLLILDEPTNHLDLVTVEWLEQYLNTQNTTLLVVTHDRYFLDTVCNQVLELDHGSAYTYKGNYSYFLEKKAEREEAEAAGIDKARNLMRKELEWIRRQPKARGTKAKYRVDAFEDLKEKASQKKFDAQLELNVRTSRLGSKIIELENISKGFGERQLIKNFEYTFRKGDRIGIVGQNGMGKSTLLNMITGELLPDKGTIVKGETVQFGYYKQSDLVFDESQRVIDIVKDVAEVVQLGTGETVTVGHLLQAFLFSPAKQYDFVSKLSGGEKRRLQLLLILIKQPNFLILDEPTNDLDISSLNVLEEFLLNFPGCLIIVSHDRYFLDRLVEHIFVFEGEGRISDFPGNYTELRDYQDEKERTEKHSATVVKEIPAVVKEEVVVAPKVEAVKRKLSYKEQREMESLEKELAELEVKKGQFVEKLNAGGTHGELMEWSNQIEEIGRKMEDKELRWLELSENA; encoded by the coding sequence ATGAATTATCTTTCAGCAGAAAATATTTCCAAGTCATTTGCCGATCAATGGCTTTTCAGAAACATCAGTTTTGGAGTGAACAGGGGCGACAAGATAGCACTAATTGGTACCAACGGAACCGGAAAGACTACGTTTCTAAATATACTTACAGGGAAAATACCAGCCGATGAAGGCGAAGTTGGTTTAAGGAAGGATATCCGGCTGGGCTATCTGGACCAAAGCCCGGCTTTTGATGAAACGCTGCCTGTACTGGAGGTAATCTTCTCTTCCAATAATCCGGTTGCCCAGGTGGTGAAACGGTACGAACACGCCATTGAAACGGATAACCACGATGAGCTGGCGGAGGTAATGGAGGACATGGATAAATACAACGCGTGGGATTTTGAGTATAAAACGAAAGAGATCCTGGGACGTTTGGGTATTCATAATACTGAAAGTCTATACGGAACGCTGTCGGGCGGGCAAAGGAAAAGGGTTGCACTGGCGAAGGTATTACTGGAAGACCCCGATCTGCTGATCTTGGATGAGCCAACCAACCACCTTGACCTGGTTACAGTTGAATGGCTGGAGCAATACCTTAATACCCAAAATACAACTTTACTGGTAGTTACCCACGACCGGTATTTTTTGGATACTGTTTGCAACCAGGTTTTGGAACTGGACCATGGATCTGCGTACACTTACAAGGGTAATTATTCCTATTTCCTTGAAAAGAAGGCGGAGCGGGAGGAAGCCGAAGCAGCGGGCATTGACAAAGCAAGGAATCTGATGCGCAAGGAACTGGAGTGGATCAGGCGACAGCCCAAGGCACGGGGAACCAAAGCCAAATATCGGGTAGATGCCTTTGAAGATTTAAAGGAAAAAGCTAGTCAGAAAAAGTTTGATGCGCAGCTGGAGCTTAATGTTCGTACGTCGAGACTGGGCAGCAAGATCATTGAACTGGAAAATATCAGTAAAGGTTTTGGGGAACGCCAACTCATCAAAAACTTCGAATATACTTTCCGGAAGGGTGACAGGATCGGCATTGTAGGGCAGAACGGAATGGGGAAATCTACTTTGCTGAATATGATCACCGGAGAGCTGCTGCCGGACAAAGGTACCATTGTGAAGGGTGAAACAGTGCAGTTTGGTTATTATAAGCAGTCTGACCTTGTTTTTGATGAAAGCCAGCGTGTAATAGATATCGTAAAGGATGTAGCCGAAGTGGTACAGCTGGGAACGGGAGAAACCGTAACGGTTGGCCATCTGTTACAGGCGTTCCTGTTTTCTCCGGCCAAACAGTATGATTTTGTCTCTAAACTGAGCGGGGGTGAGAAGAGGAGACTGCAGCTTCTCCTGATCCTGATCAAACAGCCTAATTTCCTGATCCTGGATGAGCCTACCAACGACCTTGACATTAGTAGCCTGAATGTACTGGAGGAGTTCCTTTTAAACTTCCCTGGCTGTCTGATCATCGTATCGCACGACCGGTACTTCCTTGATCGTTTGGTGGAGCATATCTTTGTTTTTGAAGGAGAGGGCCGTATCAGTGATTTCCCGGGCAACTATACAGAACTGAGAGATTATCAGGACGAAAAGGAAAGAACCGAGAAGCATAGCGCGACAGTGGTGAAGGAAATTCCTGCTGTGGTAAAAGAAGAGGTGGTGGTAGCTCCGAAAGTGGAGGCTGTCAAACGCAAGCTAAGCTATAAGGAACAACGAGAAATGGAGAGCCTTGAAAAGGAACTAGCGGAGCTGGAAGTAAAGAAAGGCCAGTTTGTTGAAAAACTTAATGCGGGAGGTACCCATGGAGAACTCATGGAATGGTCTAATCAGATCGAAGAAATAGGGCGGAAAATGGAGGATAAAGAATTACGTTGGCTTGAACTATCGGAAAATGCTTAA
- a CDS encoding YqgE/AlgH family protein, with translation MNVAKGSLLIAKPYLGDPNFERGVILLCEYNQQGSFGFVLNQVTDLLLGDVLEETIYQDIPLHLGGPVEKSTLHFIHRRPDLISGGDEIMKGVFWGGDFTKVKTLLNINSLKPQDLRFFIGYSGWSGGQLDDELSQESWIVTKTNPEFIFTTPPGDFWREILRNMGGEYRSIAHYPIDPRWN, from the coding sequence GTGAACGTAGCAAAGGGAAGTTTGTTAATTGCCAAGCCCTATCTGGGAGACCCTAATTTTGAAAGGGGGGTGATATTACTGTGCGAGTATAACCAGCAAGGCAGCTTTGGTTTTGTGCTTAACCAAGTGACCGACCTGCTCCTTGGTGATGTGCTTGAGGAGACGATCTACCAGGACATTCCATTACACTTGGGTGGGCCGGTAGAAAAAAGCACGCTGCATTTTATACACAGGCGGCCGGATCTTATTTCAGGAGGCGATGAGATAATGAAAGGAGTATTTTGGGGAGGAGATTTCACCAAAGTAAAAACATTGCTGAATATCAACAGTCTCAAACCGCAGGACCTGCGCTTTTTTATTGGATATTCTGGCTGGAGCGGCGGCCAGCTTGATGATGAGCTTAGCCAGGAATCCTGGATTGTCACCAAAACAAATCCGGAGTTTATTTTTACTACTCCGCCAGGTGATTTCTGGCGAGAAATCCTTCGTAACATGGGAGGGGAATACCGCTCTATTGCCCATTATCCCATAGATCCGCGTTGGAACTGA
- a CDS encoding metallophosphoesterase — protein MNRTIFFIILTFILVSIDWYIWQGLKLAIRNFTPGTQRLISGFYWTFTALTLLAYVAMQLLPPDYFSRTARTFVFAFIAIPYLSKLLGVVVLLVDDIRRFLQWMVSLVFPSAASVSPDTGEKVIPRSEFLAKTAMVAGAGLMGTFAFGIISGAHDYRIRRVKVALKNLPKAFDGIKIAQLSDIHSGSFFNRTAVKGGVEMLMKEKPDIAFFTGDLVNDKAVEVKDYIDIFNKLKAPLGVHSTLGNHDYGDYVQWASPEIKHRNLEDLKKAHALLGWNLMLDENRAIEVDGEQIGLIGIQNWGAGNFAKYGSLEKAYKGAEDYPVKLLLSHDPSHWQAQVLPGYQDIDIAFAGHTHGMQFGVEIAGLKWSPVQYRYKQWAGLYQEKDQYLYVNRGFGYLGYPGRVGILPEITIMELVKA, from the coding sequence ATGAACCGAACCATTTTTTTTATAATTCTTACCTTTATTCTCGTATCCATTGACTGGTATATCTGGCAGGGATTAAAATTAGCAATCCGAAATTTTACCCCAGGTACCCAGCGGCTGATCAGCGGCTTCTACTGGACGTTTACGGCGCTTACGTTACTGGCATACGTAGCCATGCAGCTGCTGCCGCCAGACTATTTCAGCCGGACTGCCCGGACTTTCGTTTTTGCTTTTATTGCGATACCTTATTTATCCAAACTGCTGGGGGTAGTTGTTTTGCTGGTAGATGATATCCGCAGGTTTCTTCAGTGGATGGTCAGCCTGGTCTTTCCTTCGGCAGCATCTGTTTCTCCTGATACGGGAGAGAAAGTAATACCTCGTTCCGAATTTCTTGCCAAAACTGCGATGGTAGCAGGTGCCGGGCTGATGGGTACCTTTGCTTTCGGAATCATATCTGGTGCCCACGACTACCGGATCAGGCGGGTGAAAGTGGCATTAAAAAACCTTCCCAAAGCCTTTGACGGAATTAAAATAGCTCAGCTATCCGATATCCATTCGGGGAGTTTTTTTAACAGAACGGCTGTGAAAGGTGGTGTGGAGATGCTCATGAAGGAAAAACCGGATATTGCTTTTTTTACCGGTGATCTGGTGAATGACAAGGCGGTTGAAGTGAAGGATTATATTGATATTTTCAACAAACTTAAGGCCCCCTTGGGAGTGCATTCCACGTTGGGAAACCACGACTATGGAGATTACGTGCAGTGGGCTTCTCCCGAAATAAAACACAGGAACCTGGAAGATCTGAAAAAGGCGCATGCCTTGCTGGGCTGGAATCTGATGCTGGATGAGAACAGAGCCATTGAGGTGGACGGAGAGCAGATCGGGCTGATCGGTATCCAGAACTGGGGAGCAGGTAATTTTGCAAAATACGGTAGTCTCGAAAAAGCCTATAAAGGTGCGGAGGACTATCCGGTAAAGCTTTTACTTTCCCATGACCCAAGCCACTGGCAGGCTCAGGTATTGCCTGGTTATCAGGATATTGATATTGCTTTTGCCGGGCATACCCATGGCATGCAGTTTGGTGTTGAAATTGCCGGCCTGAAATGGAGCCCGGTGCAGTACAGATACAAACAGTGGGCCGGGCTTTATCAGGAAAAAGATCAATATTTGTATGTGAACCGGGGATTTGGATATCTTGGATATCCCGGCCGGGTAGGGATCCTGCCCGAAATTACGATTATGGAATTGGTAAAAGCATAA
- a CDS encoding NADH-quinone oxidoreductase subunit J family protein: MNPSLSFFYFLSFLTILSALMVIIARNPIHSVLYLILTFFTLSGHYILLNAQFLAAVNIIVYSGAIMVLFLFVIMFLNIKQDHEESKTNLTKIAATIVGGTVFVILFGAYRKSVITGYNPETFDSQVGMIESLGHLLFRDYLFPFELISILLLVAMVGAVMLGKREIGERHF, from the coding sequence ATGAATCCGTCTCTTTCTTTCTTTTACTTCCTCTCGTTTCTGACCATTCTCAGCGCATTGATGGTGATCATCGCACGCAATCCAATTCATAGCGTGTTATATCTGATTCTCACTTTTTTTACACTATCCGGACACTACATTCTTCTGAACGCCCAGTTTCTTGCTGCGGTTAATATTATCGTTTACTCTGGAGCCATTATGGTACTGTTTCTTTTTGTGATCATGTTTCTGAATATCAAACAGGATCATGAAGAATCCAAAACTAACCTTACCAAAATAGCTGCTACCATCGTGGGTGGTACCGTCTTCGTTATTCTCTTCGGGGCATACCGCAAAAGTGTGATAACCGGTTACAATCCTGAAACTTTTGATTCACAGGTTGGTATGATCGAAAGTCTTGGTCATTTACTGTTTCGTGATTATCTGTTTCCCTTTGAACTGATCTCCATCCTGCTTTTAGTGGCAATGGTGGGAGCAGTGATGCTGGGTAAACGTGAAATTGGCGAACGGCATTTCTAA
- a CDS encoding formylglycine-generating enzyme family protein — translation MYKKVFYLITTVFLSLKVHAQDPSFKNYTQVIGGSPQVYDMVAIPGGEFTMGSPATEKGRRPDEGPQHKVKIEPFWMGKHEVIWDIYDLYAFKNMEKEMAARHPDPEKSVLKTDASTRPSPPYVDMSFGMGRSGYPAINMTQYAAILFCKWLYEKTGIFYRLPTEAEWEYACRAGSKTAYSFGNDASKIDEYAWYRKNSDASYKKIGQKKPNAWGLYDMHGNVMEWTLDQYIPDYYAKHPAGQTYAPVTELYPTAVRGGSWDDEPTDLRSAARTASKPEWKILDPQLPKSEWWMTSASFVGFRIVRPLKVPSKAEIDAYYSPKLIEDY, via the coding sequence ATGTACAAGAAAGTTTTTTACCTAATCACCACCGTTTTTCTTAGTTTAAAAGTTCACGCTCAAGATCCCAGTTTTAAGAATTACACCCAGGTAATCGGTGGAAGTCCGCAGGTTTATGATATGGTTGCCATTCCCGGTGGCGAGTTTACCATGGGAAGTCCGGCTACGGAAAAAGGACGCAGGCCAGATGAAGGCCCTCAGCATAAAGTTAAAATTGAGCCCTTCTGGATGGGTAAACATGAAGTGATTTGGGACATTTATGATCTGTATGCCTTCAAAAATATGGAGAAGGAAATGGCTGCAAGGCATCCGGACCCTGAAAAAAGTGTACTAAAAACAGATGCAAGTACCAGGCCAAGTCCTCCTTATGTAGATATGTCTTTCGGCATGGGCCGCTCGGGTTACCCTGCGATCAACATGACACAATACGCGGCCATTCTCTTTTGCAAATGGCTGTATGAAAAAACAGGGATATTTTACAGGCTACCTACCGAAGCCGAATGGGAGTATGCCTGCAGAGCGGGTTCAAAAACAGCTTATTCCTTTGGAAACGATGCATCAAAAATTGATGAATATGCCTGGTACCGTAAAAACAGCGATGCTTCTTACAAAAAAATCGGACAGAAAAAGCCTAACGCCTGGGGGCTTTATGATATGCACGGTAATGTAATGGAATGGACTCTGGATCAGTATATTCCGGATTATTACGCCAAACATCCCGCAGGACAAACCTATGCACCGGTTACTGAGCTTTACCCAACTGCTGTAAGAGGTGGTTCTTGGGATGACGAGCCCACCGACTTGAGAAGTGCCGCACGTACCGCATCTAAACCCGAATGGAAGATTTTGGACCCTCAGCTTCCCAAAAGCGAATGGTGGATGACCAGTGCGTCTTTTGTAGGATTCAGAATAGTGCGCCCGCTCAAAGTCCCATCAAAGGCTGAAATTGACGCCTATTACAGTCCAAAACTGATCGAAGATTATTGA
- the gcvP gene encoding aminomethyl-transferring glycine dehydrogenase → MKVNLHSQDKFENRHHGKDDMELQEMLSVVGVSALDELIEQTLPSAIRLQKPLNLPRPKTEQEFLASIKKLSRKNIIFKSYIGAGYYDTITPAVILRNILENPAWYTAYTPYQAEIAQGRLEMLLNFQTVITDLTGLEIANASLLDEATAAAEAMTMLHSVRPSARKKADTFFVSELCHPQTIDLVKTRAKPIGIEVVVGNHLELDITNENLYGVLVQYPATNGEVIDYTDFIAAAHEANLLVAVAADLLALTLLKSPGEMGADVVVGSSQRFGVPMGYGGPHAAFFATRDTFKRHIPGRIIGVSVDSEGNRALRMALQTREQHIRREKATSNICTAQVLLAVIAGAYSVYHGPQGIKNIAQRVHGLTRLFVDTVGKFNYNVVTKTYFDTVTIETTLAKKLREQAEKWGINLRYTNDETVTVSFDEAKSFQDVIDLLNVFAEVSGFSGEMVIDEEIDLNIPENLARQSAYLTHPIFNTHHTEHEMLRYLKSLENKDLSLVHSMISLGSCTMKLNATAEMIPLTWPEFGAIHPFAPTNQVGGYAQLITELNAWLCEVTGFAAMSFQPNSGAQGEYAGLMAIRAYHDNRGDSHRNVALIPSSAHGTNPASAVMAGMKVVVTKCDERGNIDVADLRQKAEQYSNELSCLMVTYPSTHGVYEESIIEICEMIHSFGGQVYMDGANMNAQVGLTSPATIGADVCHLNLHKTFCIPHGGGGPGVGPIGVAEHLVPFLPAHVNFSKLPEHLSNGEAGAVSAAPYGSASILTISYAYIAMMGGEGLTNATKLAILNANYIKERLNGHFEVLYTGTNGRCAHEMILDCRPFKAAGIEAEDLAKRLMDYGFHAPTLSFPVAGTLMIEPTESESKTELDRFCDTMISIRNEIREVEEGVADKTDNVLKNAPHTARVVMSENWNRSYSREKAVFPLAHLRFNKFWPSVSRIDSAYGDRNLICSCIPVEEYAEA, encoded by the coding sequence ATGAAAGTTAATCTTCACAGCCAGGATAAATTTGAAAATCGTCATCACGGGAAGGATGATATGGAATTACAGGAAATGCTCAGCGTTGTGGGCGTATCCGCTCTGGATGAATTGATTGAACAGACATTGCCTTCGGCAATTCGTTTACAGAAACCGTTGAACCTGCCTCGCCCCAAAACGGAACAGGAGTTTCTTGCAAGTATCAAAAAGCTTTCGCGTAAAAATATCATTTTCAAATCCTATATCGGAGCAGGCTACTATGATACCATCACGCCTGCTGTAATACTTCGTAACATACTGGAAAATCCGGCGTGGTATACCGCTTATACGCCATATCAGGCAGAGATAGCGCAGGGAAGGCTGGAAATGTTACTTAACTTCCAAACGGTGATTACAGATCTTACCGGTCTGGAAATAGCAAACGCCTCTCTTCTGGATGAAGCAACGGCCGCTGCCGAGGCTATGACCATGTTGCATAGTGTACGTCCTTCGGCCAGGAAGAAGGCGGATACTTTTTTTGTTTCGGAACTTTGTCACCCGCAAACTATTGATCTGGTCAAGACAAGAGCCAAACCCATTGGAATTGAAGTAGTAGTGGGGAATCATTTGGAACTGGACATTACGAATGAGAATTTGTATGGTGTGCTGGTACAATATCCGGCTACTAACGGTGAGGTAATTGACTACACTGATTTTATTGCCGCGGCACATGAGGCAAACCTGCTGGTTGCTGTGGCGGCGGATCTGCTTGCGCTGACTTTATTGAAATCGCCAGGAGAAATGGGGGCGGATGTCGTAGTCGGTTCTTCCCAGCGTTTTGGTGTGCCTATGGGATATGGCGGCCCGCATGCAGCTTTTTTTGCCACCAGGGATACTTTCAAAAGGCATATTCCGGGAAGAATTATAGGTGTGTCTGTGGATTCAGAAGGAAACCGAGCGCTGAGAATGGCGCTGCAAACCCGCGAGCAACATATCCGCAGGGAAAAAGCTACTTCAAATATTTGCACCGCCCAAGTTCTGCTCGCGGTGATCGCAGGTGCTTATTCAGTTTATCATGGACCGCAGGGTATTAAAAACATTGCGCAGCGGGTACATGGCCTTACCCGGCTTTTTGTAGATACTGTTGGTAAATTCAACTACAACGTTGTCACAAAGACGTATTTTGATACGGTAACCATTGAAACAACGCTGGCCAAAAAGCTCAGGGAACAGGCTGAAAAGTGGGGTATTAATCTCAGATATACTAACGATGAAACCGTTACGGTGTCGTTTGATGAAGCCAAGTCATTTCAGGATGTAATTGATCTGTTGAATGTATTTGCAGAGGTTTCCGGATTTTCGGGTGAAATGGTTATTGATGAGGAGATAGATCTGAATATACCTGAAAATCTGGCGCGTCAGTCTGCTTATCTTACGCATCCGATTTTCAATACGCACCATACCGAGCATGAAATGCTAAGGTATCTGAAATCACTTGAGAACAAAGATTTATCGCTGGTTCATTCCATGATATCGCTGGGTAGCTGTACCATGAAACTGAATGCAACTGCCGAGATGATACCTCTTACTTGGCCCGAATTTGGTGCCATTCACCCGTTTGCACCTACCAATCAGGTGGGAGGTTATGCGCAGCTGATTACCGAGCTGAACGCATGGCTTTGTGAGGTGACCGGCTTTGCTGCGATGTCCTTCCAGCCAAATTCAGGTGCACAAGGCGAATATGCGGGCTTGATGGCTATCCGGGCATATCATGACAACCGGGGTGACAGTCACCGGAACGTTGCACTGATCCCTTCATCTGCTCACGGGACAAATCCCGCATCGGCCGTCATGGCGGGAATGAAAGTGGTGGTTACCAAATGCGACGAACGGGGTAATATTGATGTGGCGGATCTGCGGCAAAAAGCAGAACAATATAGCAATGAACTTTCCTGCCTCATGGTGACGTACCCATCCACGCATGGGGTATATGAAGAAAGTATTATCGAAATATGTGAAATGATCCATTCATTTGGTGGCCAGGTTTACATGGACGGAGCCAATATGAATGCGCAGGTTGGTCTGACCAGCCCGGCTACCATCGGTGCCGATGTTTGCCACCTTAATCTTCACAAAACATTCTGTATCCCGCACGGAGGAGGTGGCCCGGGTGTAGGCCCCATCGGGGTGGCTGAGCACCTGGTACCATTCTTACCAGCTCATGTCAATTTCAGCAAATTACCCGAGCATCTTTCAAATGGCGAGGCGGGAGCTGTTTCTGCTGCACCGTATGGCAGTGCCAGCATTCTTACCATTTCATACGCCTACATTGCGATGATGGGGGGAGAGGGGCTTACAAACGCTACCAAGCTGGCTATACTGAACGCCAATTATATTAAGGAAAGGCTTAACGGACATTTTGAAGTTTTGTATACCGGAACCAACGGCCGTTGTGCCCATGAAATGATCCTGGACTGTCGTCCGTTTAAAGCGGCCGGCATTGAGGCGGAAGATCTTGCCAAACGTCTGATGGATTATGGATTCCACGCACCCACATTATCCTTCCCGGTAGCAGGTACGTTAATGATCGAACCTACGGAATCGGAATCTAAAACGGAGTTGGACAGGTTTTGCGACACAATGATCTCAATTCGTAATGAAATAAGGGAAGTAGAGGAGGGAGTAGCTGATAAGACTGACAATGTGTTAAAAAATGCTCCTCATACCGCCCGAGTAGTAATGAGCGAAAACTGGAATCGGTCGTACAGTCGGGAAAAGGCTGTTTTTCCTTTGGCACATTTACGTTTCAATAAATTTTGGCCGAGTGTCAGCAGGATTGACAGCGCCTATGGCGACCGCAATCTGATCTGTTCCTGTATTCCGGTTGAAGAGTATGCAGAGGCTTAG